A single genomic interval of Fibrobacter sp. UWB13 harbors:
- a CDS encoding formate/nitrite transporter family protein, whose protein sequence is MINFIKSIYSGLCIGLGGTVYLSCDNKILGSFLFGLGLFTILNFGFNLFTGKVGYFVNNKINYWGFLGIVWLGNFIGTFVFAKLMAATRYGAALQAKANALCVIKDGDGFASLLVLGIFCGMLMFIAADGYKTVENQVGKVFIVFLPVMVFILSGFEHCIADMFYFSLAGDFSMTMLKALVAITIGNSIGGGLIPLMQKLNAKSAKA, encoded by the coding sequence ATGATTAATTTTATCAAGTCTATTTACTCCGGTTTGTGCATCGGGCTCGGCGGAACGGTTTACCTTTCTTGCGACAATAAGATTCTCGGATCATTCTTGTTCGGACTCGGTCTTTTTACGATTTTGAATTTCGGATTCAACCTTTTTACGGGTAAGGTCGGCTATTTCGTCAACAATAAGATTAATTATTGGGGATTTTTAGGAATTGTTTGGCTCGGAAATTTCATAGGAACGTTCGTTTTCGCGAAGTTAATGGCTGCGACTCGCTATGGTGCGGCACTTCAGGCGAAAGCAAATGCTCTTTGCGTTATCAAGGACGGCGATGGTTTTGCTAGTTTGCTCGTGCTCGGAATTTTCTGCGGGATGCTCATGTTCATTGCAGCAGATGGCTACAAGACCGTAGAAAACCAGGTCGGGAAAGTTTTCATCGTGTTCCTCCCGGTGATGGTCTTTATCTTGAGCGGTTTCGAGCACTGCATTGCAGACATGTTCTATTTCTCGCTTGCAGGCGATTTTTCAATGACAATGCTCAAGGCGCTTGTCGCGATTACGATTGGCAATTCCATTGGCGGTGGGCTCATCCCGCTGATGCAAAAGTTGAACGCCAAGTCCGCAAAAGCGTAA
- a CDS encoding helix-turn-helix transcriptional regulator: MLAVVKRPRIEIRAKHIPAPLVRFLRDTYKPENVIVSDDNESEPFEQTEWFKSLDTTPGEMIVANRDLRNWSQVTLAEKLGIQVQNLCAMENGRRTVSRKMAVKLGEIFGTDPAAFFDFEK, from the coding sequence ATGCTGGCAGTCGTGAAAAGGCCCCGTATTGAAATCAGAGCGAAACATATTCCTGCCCCACTTGTACGCTTTTTGCGTGACACTTATAAACCCGAAAATGTAATTGTTAGCGACGACAACGAATCTGAACCGTTTGAACAAACGGAATGGTTTAAATCGCTTGATACTACACCAGGGGAAATGATTGTCGCAAATAGGGATTTGCGCAATTGGTCTCAAGTGACTCTTGCTGAAAAACTCGGTATTCAGGTGCAGAATCTTTGCGCTATGGAAAACGGTCGAAGAACAGTATCTCGAAAAATGGCTGTTAAGCTCGGTGAAATTTTTGGCACTGATCCTGCCGCATTTTTTGATTTCGAAAAATGA